From a single Polyangiaceae bacterium genomic region:
- a CDS encoding alpha-1,4-glucan--maltose-1-phosphate maltosyltransferase: MAQSSFPHVVIEHLTPDLDGGRHPIKRRVGDTVHVGVDIYKDGHDLVDARIAYRRKGEDTWRHAPLSYVFDDDRWFGKFTLGQPGRWQYTVEGWPDPFDTWRSDLKKRIAAEQDVRSELLEGAALVQARVKAARAEQKARLVEAAKLLADATASVDARIAGAFSEHLREDMSGPHDEASLTRYPIREVIADRDLAVFGSWYELFPRSQSQEFGKHGTFADTEARLASLAAQGFDVIYLPPIHPIGRTKRKGKNNAPAAEPGDVGSPWAIGAKEGGHTAVHPDLGTLADFERLVTSANELGMEIALDFALQCSPDHPWIHEHPEWFFVRPDGTLRYAENPPKKYEDIYPLNFWCEDRQALWNACRDALLFWIARGVRIFRVDNPHTKPFAFWEWVIEEVQRDHPDVIFLAEAFTRPKRMRALAKLGFTQSYTYFTWKNSPWELREYVEELAHSEMAEYYRPNFFANTPDILHEYLQKGGRAAFRIRLLLAGTLSPSYGIYSGFELCENVPVRPGSEEYLNSEKYEIRVRDMNAPGNIRADVARLNRIRRENPALHQLSNVRFLDTDFDGILAFHKSVSGNDLIVVVNTDPFEAHETMLDVPLSALGFGPEKTFTVEDLLTGERYEWHGPRAYVKLDPADKIGHVLRVVR; this comes from the coding sequence ATGGCGCAGAGCTCGTTTCCCCACGTCGTCATCGAACACCTGACCCCGGATCTGGACGGAGGTCGCCACCCGATCAAGCGCAGGGTGGGCGATACCGTGCACGTTGGCGTGGACATCTACAAGGATGGCCACGACCTGGTGGACGCCCGCATCGCCTATCGACGAAAGGGCGAGGACACCTGGCGCCACGCGCCCCTGTCCTACGTGTTCGATGACGATCGCTGGTTCGGCAAGTTCACCCTGGGTCAGCCGGGGCGTTGGCAATACACGGTGGAGGGTTGGCCGGACCCGTTCGATACCTGGCGCTCCGACCTGAAAAAGCGCATCGCCGCGGAGCAGGACGTCCGGAGTGAGCTCTTGGAAGGAGCGGCCCTGGTGCAGGCGCGCGTGAAGGCCGCGCGCGCGGAGCAGAAGGCGCGGCTGGTCGAAGCGGCCAAGCTGCTGGCCGACGCCACAGCGTCCGTGGATGCACGCATCGCCGGGGCGTTCAGCGAGCATCTGCGGGAAGACATGTCCGGCCCGCACGACGAAGCGTCCCTCACGCGATATCCAATTCGCGAGGTGATCGCGGATCGCGACTTGGCGGTGTTCGGCTCCTGGTACGAGCTGTTTCCGCGCTCCCAGTCCCAGGAGTTCGGCAAGCACGGTACCTTCGCCGACACCGAGGCCCGACTGGCGTCGCTTGCGGCGCAAGGGTTCGACGTCATCTACCTGCCACCCATCCATCCCATCGGTCGCACCAAGCGCAAGGGCAAGAACAACGCGCCCGCCGCGGAGCCGGGGGACGTGGGCAGCCCCTGGGCCATCGGCGCCAAGGAAGGCGGCCACACGGCGGTGCATCCGGACCTGGGCACGCTGGCGGACTTCGAGCGCTTGGTGACGTCGGCCAACGAGCTGGGCATGGAGATCGCCCTGGACTTCGCGCTCCAGTGCTCGCCGGACCATCCCTGGATCCACGAGCATCCGGAGTGGTTTTTCGTGCGTCCGGACGGCACTCTGCGCTACGCGGAGAACCCCCCCAAGAAGTACGAGGACATCTATCCGTTGAACTTCTGGTGCGAGGACCGACAAGCGCTGTGGAACGCGTGCCGAGATGCTCTCTTGTTCTGGATTGCGCGGGGCGTGCGCATCTTCCGCGTGGACAACCCCCACACCAAGCCCTTCGCGTTCTGGGAGTGGGTGATCGAAGAAGTGCAACGCGATCACCCGGACGTGATCTTCCTGGCGGAGGCCTTCACCCGACCCAAGCGCATGCGGGCCCTCGCCAAGCTGGGCTTCACCCAGAGCTACACGTACTTCACTTGGAAGAACTCCCCCTGGGAGCTCCGGGAGTACGTGGAGGAGCTGGCTCACTCCGAGATGGCCGAGTACTACCGGCCGAACTTCTTCGCCAACACGCCGGACATCTTGCACGAGTACCTGCAGAAGGGCGGCCGCGCGGCGTTCCGCATTCGGCTGCTCTTGGCGGGCACGCTGTCGCCCAGCTACGGCATCTACAGCGGCTTCGAGCTGTGTGAGAACGTGCCGGTTCGCCCCGGCAGTGAAGAGTACTTGAACAGCGAAAAGTACGAGATCCGCGTGCGCGACATGAACGCGCCCGGCAACATCCGCGCGGACGTCGCTCGGCTCAATCGCATTCGGCGAGAGAACCCCGCGTTGCACCAGCTCTCCAACGTGCGGTTCTTGGACACGGACTTCGACGGCATCCTCGCGTTCCACAAGTCCGTGTCCGGCAATGACCTCATCGTGGTCGTGAATACGGATCCCTTCGAAGCGCACGAGACCATGCTGGACGTGCCCCTCTCCGCTCTCGGGTTCGGGCCCGAAAAGACGTTCACGGTGGAGGATCTCCTCACCGGTGAGCGTTATGAATGGCACGGCCCCCGCGCTTACGTGAAGCTCGATCCTGCGGACAAGATCGGGCATGTGCTGCGCGTGGTGCGCTGA
- a CDS encoding DUF692 domain-containing protein, translating to MSREFLPLHGVGLRTRHYGTALEAGLPVRLVEAISENFLERGGRPRAVLERVRQDSEVTLHGVSLSLGAVDPLDREHLRQLRDLSREIEACWVSDHLCFGTHGGHYGHDLWPLPYTQEALDHVTERIRTVQDFLDRRLVIENPSTYVQFAASTMTEWEFLNALVERTDCGLLLDVNNVYVSAKNHGFDPLEYITGIPLGAPVQLHLAGHLDKGDYLLDNHGSAVQSPVWVLYGHVVRRFGHVPCIVEWDENVPELDVLLAESASAARIEGEILKAPERAAS from the coding sequence ATGTCGCGCGAATTCCTCCCGTTGCATGGCGTCGGTCTGAGGACCCGTCACTACGGCACCGCGCTCGAGGCAGGGCTCCCGGTTCGTCTCGTCGAGGCGATCTCGGAGAACTTCCTCGAGCGCGGCGGCCGTCCCCGCGCAGTCTTGGAGCGCGTGCGCCAGGACAGCGAGGTGACGCTGCATGGAGTGTCTTTGTCGCTGGGAGCGGTGGACCCGCTCGACCGCGAGCACCTCCGGCAGCTACGAGACTTGAGCCGTGAGATCGAAGCGTGTTGGGTGAGCGATCACCTGTGCTTCGGAACCCACGGCGGGCACTACGGCCATGATCTGTGGCCGCTGCCCTATACCCAAGAGGCGCTGGACCACGTGACGGAGCGTATCCGTACGGTGCAGGACTTCTTGGATCGTAGGCTGGTGATCGAGAACCCTTCCACCTACGTGCAGTTTGCTGCGAGCACGATGACGGAGTGGGAGTTCCTGAACGCCCTGGTGGAGCGGACCGACTGCGGACTCCTGTTGGACGTGAACAACGTGTACGTGAGCGCGAAGAACCACGGGTTCGATCCGCTCGAGTACATCACGGGCATTCCCTTGGGCGCTCCCGTGCAGCTGCACCTGGCGGGACATCTGGACAAGGGCGACTACCTGCTCGACAACCACGGCTCCGCCGTGCAGAGCCCGGTTTGGGTGCTGTACGGACACGTCGTGCGCCGCTTCGGCCATGTGCCCTGCATCGTGGAGTGGGACGAGAACGTCCCGGAGCTCGATGTGCTGCTGGCCGAGAGTGCTTCGGCGGCGCGCATCGAAGGCGAGATTCTGAAGGCGCCGGAGCGCGCGGCGTCATGA
- a CDS encoding IgGFc-binding protein — protein sequence MKTGAALGCALSLGLAAVASCSADSGNGGGGGSSGFGGFGGDASVTDSAPDQQTLTDGGGLDVGPLLDAPSTDGGCSFKCSTDFHSVLSCTGVELKKCTGTEGCDPTTGQCQNACAVAEKTKQSVGCEYYPTFMEMSDSTFWTDDQTCFSVIVANTWDTPAHITVELGGSPINVDNFAYVPNGSGPSLTLTPTSVTNGLAPGGVAILFLAGAQGSEKAHCPVPAAMTTGPMVHGTGISNSFHLKTDVPVVAYQVNPYGGGNAAVTGSSLLIPTSAWDTNYIGVNAYKADITPPSMNIIAKEDDTTVTMVPVAAVTGGGGLPSGAVNTPLSFKLNAGQQAQFSQNAELTGSVLSSDKPIGVMAGQKSLRVPVGVAYADHAEQMIPPVRAMGSEYVGVMHRQRKSEPAVWRMVGAVDGTQLTWSTSVGGPTTLDRGQVAEFQSSTPFMVKSQDDDHPFMVFELMTGSTFQASMNGYGDADFVFIVPTEQYMTRYVFFTDPTYPETNLVLVRKKVDGQFADVNLDCAGVVSGWQPIGDYEWTRVDLMTGNFQPVGGCSTGRREMWSDGPFGVTVWGWGTPETTSFTSNVSYGYPAGMNIVPINKVIVPPVPR from the coding sequence ATGAAGACGGGTGCGGCGCTCGGGTGTGCTCTTTCTTTGGGACTCGCGGCGGTGGCCAGCTGCTCCGCGGACAGCGGCAACGGGGGTGGCGGCGGTTCCAGCGGTTTCGGTGGCTTCGGCGGTGATGCGTCCGTGACGGATTCCGCGCCGGACCAACAAACCCTCACGGATGGCGGAGGCCTGGACGTGGGCCCGCTGCTGGATGCGCCCAGCACTGACGGCGGCTGCTCCTTCAAGTGCTCCACGGACTTCCATTCCGTGCTCAGCTGCACCGGGGTGGAGCTGAAGAAGTGCACCGGCACGGAGGGTTGTGACCCGACTACGGGGCAGTGCCAGAACGCGTGCGCCGTCGCCGAGAAGACCAAGCAGTCTGTCGGCTGCGAGTACTACCCCACGTTCATGGAGATGTCGGACTCCACTTTCTGGACCGACGATCAGACGTGCTTCTCCGTGATCGTCGCGAACACCTGGGACACGCCGGCGCACATCACGGTGGAGCTCGGGGGTAGCCCCATCAACGTCGACAACTTCGCCTACGTGCCCAACGGCTCCGGGCCGAGCCTCACGCTCACGCCCACCAGCGTGACCAACGGCCTGGCACCCGGCGGCGTGGCCATCCTGTTCTTGGCGGGCGCGCAGGGCAGCGAGAAAGCGCACTGCCCGGTGCCCGCGGCGATGACCACAGGGCCGATGGTGCACGGCACCGGCATCAGCAATTCCTTCCACTTGAAGACGGACGTGCCCGTCGTCGCCTATCAGGTGAACCCCTATGGCGGCGGCAATGCGGCCGTAACGGGCTCTTCCCTGCTGATCCCGACCAGCGCCTGGGACACCAACTACATCGGCGTGAACGCCTACAAGGCGGACATCACGCCGCCGTCCATGAACATCATCGCCAAGGAAGACGACACCACCGTGACCATGGTTCCGGTGGCGGCGGTGACGGGCGGCGGTGGGCTGCCCAGTGGTGCGGTGAACACGCCGCTTTCCTTCAAGCTGAACGCCGGGCAACAGGCGCAGTTCTCCCAGAACGCCGAGCTCACCGGGAGCGTGCTCTCGTCCGACAAGCCCATCGGTGTGATGGCCGGCCAGAAGTCGCTTCGGGTTCCCGTGGGTGTGGCCTATGCGGACCACGCCGAGCAGATGATCCCGCCGGTGCGCGCCATGGGCAGCGAGTACGTTGGCGTCATGCATCGTCAGCGCAAGAGCGAGCCGGCGGTGTGGCGCATGGTGGGCGCCGTGGATGGTACCCAGCTGACCTGGTCTACCAGCGTGGGCGGCCCCACCACTTTGGATCGCGGTCAGGTGGCGGAGTTTCAGTCGAGCACGCCGTTCATGGTCAAGAGCCAGGACGACGATCACCCGTTCATGGTCTTCGAGCTGATGACGGGCTCCACGTTCCAGGCGAGCATGAACGGCTACGGTGACGCGGACTTCGTGTTCATCGTGCCCACCGAGCAGTACATGACACGCTACGTGTTCTTCACGGACCCCACCTATCCCGAGACCAACCTGGTGTTGGTGCGCAAGAAGGTGGACGGGCAGTTCGCCGACGTGAACCTCGATTGCGCCGGCGTAGTGAGCGGATGGCAGCCCATCGGCGACTACGAGTGGACCCGAGTGGACCTGATGACGGGAAATTTCCAGCCCGTGGGCGGTTGCTCCACCGGTCGCCGGGAAATGTGGAGCGACGGGCCCTTTGGCGTGACGGTGTGGGGCTGGGGCACTCCGGAAACGACGAGCTTCACCTCCAACGTGTCTTACGGCTATCCCGCGGGCATGAACATCGTGCCGATCAACAAGGTCATCGTTCCGCCCGTCCCGCGCTGA